In Chlorocebus sabaeus isolate Y175 chromosome 5, mChlSab1.0.hap1, whole genome shotgun sequence, one genomic interval encodes:
- the RHOT2 gene encoding mitochondrial Rho GTPase 2 isoform X3 has translation MGGPRGGPVGNKSDLRAGSSMEAVLPIMSQFPEIETCVECSAKNLRNISELFYYAQKAVLHPTAPLYDPETKQLRPACAQALTRIFRLSDQDLDQALSDEELNAFQKSCFGHPLAPQALEDVKTVVCRNVAGGVWEDRLTLDGFLFLNTLFIQRGRHETTWTILRSFGYSDTLELTADYLFPPLHVPPGCSTELNHLGYQFVQRVFEKHDQDRDGALSPTELQSLFSVFPAAPWGPELPRTVRTEAGRLPLHGYLCQWTLVTYLDVRSCLGHLGYLGYPTLCDQDSQTRAITVTREKRLDQEKGQTLRSVLLCKVVGARGVGKSAFLQAFLGHSLGHQDTREQPPGYTIDTVQVNGQEKYLILCEVGTDDLATSLDAACDVACLMFDGSDPKSFAHCASVYKHHYMDGQTPCLFVSSKADLPEGGVLVGPSPAEFCRKHRLPAPVPFSCAGPAEPSTAIFTQLATMATFPHLVHAELRPSSFWLRGLLGVLGAAMAAVLSFSLYRVLVKSQ, from the exons ATGGGGGGACCACGCGGGGGCCCAG TGGGCAACAAGTCAGATCTGCGGGCAGGGAGCTCCATGGAGGCCGTGCTCCCCATCATGAGCCAGTTTCCTGAGATTGAGACCTGCGTGGAG TGTTCAGCCAAGAACCTGAGGAACATCTCAGAGCTGTTCTACTATGCCCAGAAGGCTGTCCTGCACCCCACAGCCCCCCTCTATGACCCTGAGACCAAGCAG TTGAGGCCCGCGTGCGCCCAGGCGCTGACACGCATCTTCAGGCTCTCAGATCAGGACCTGGACCAGGCGCTCAGTGACGAGGAGCTCAACGCCTTCCAG AAATCCTGCTTCGGGCACCCCCTGGCCCCGCAGGCCCTGGAGGACGTGAAGACGGTGGTGTGCAGGAACGTAGCGGGCGGCGTGTGGGAGGACCGGCTGACCCTGGATG GTTTCCTCTTCCTGAACACGCTCTTCATCCAGCGTGGCCGGCACGAGACCACATGGACCATCCTGCGGAGCTTCGGCTACAGCGACACACTGGAGCTGACAGCCGACTATCTCTTCCCTCC GCTCCACGTGCCCCCCGGCTGCAGCACTGAGCTCAACCACCTTGGCTACCAGTTTGTGCAGAGGGTGTTTGAGAAGCACGACCAG GACCGCGACGGCGCCCTCTCGCCCACGGAGCTGCAGAGCCTCTTCAGTGTGTTCCCAGCAGCCCCCTGGGGCCCTGAGCTCCCGCGCACAGTCCGCACAGAGGCCGGCCGGCTGCCGCTGCACGGATACCTCTGCCAGTGGAC CCTGGTGACCTACCTGGACGTCCGGAGCTGCCTCGGACACCTGGGCTACCTGGGTTACCCCACCCTCTGTGATCAGGACTCGCAGACTCGTGCCATCACAG TCACCCGTGAGAAGAGGCTGGACCAGGAGAAGGGACAGACGCTGCGGAGTGTTCTCCTCTGCAAGGTGGTGGGGGCCCGTGGAGTGGGCAAGTCTGCCTTCCTGCAGGCCTTCCTCGGCCACAGCCTGGGG CACCAGGACACGAGGGAGCAGCCTCCCGGCTACACCATCGACACGGTGCAGGTCAACGGACAGGAGAAGTACTTGATC ctgtgtgaggtgggCACAGATGATCTGGCCACATCGCTGGACGCCGCCTGTGATGTTGCCTGCTTGATGTTTGATGGCAGTGACCCAAAGTCCTTTGCACATTGTGCCAGCGTCTACAAG CACCATTACATGGACGGGCAGACCCCCTGCCTCTTCGTCTCCTCCAAGGCTGACCTGCCCGAAGGTGGTGTGCTGGTTGGCCCATCGCCAGCCGAGTTTTGCCGCAAGCACCGGCTACCAGCTCCCGTGCCATTCTCCTGTGCtggcccagctgagcccagcactGCCATCTTCACCCAGCTTGCCACCATGGCCACCTTCCC ACATTTGGTCCATGCAGAGCTGCGTCCCTCTTCCTTCTGGCTCCGGGGCCTGCTGGGGGTTCTCGGGGCCGCCATGGCCGCAGTCCTCAGCTTCTCGCTCTACAGGGTCCTGGTGAAGAGCCAGTGA
- the RHOT2 gene encoding mitochondrial Rho GTPase 2 isoform X4: protein MEAVLPIMSQFPEIETCVECSAKNLRNISELFYYAQKAVLHPTAPLYDPETKQLRPACAQALTRIFRLSDQDLDQALSDEELNAFQKSCFGHPLAPQALEDVKTVVCRNVAGGVWEDRLTLDGFLFLNTLFIQRGRHETTWTILRSFGYSDTLELTADYLFPPLHVPPGCSTELNHLGYQFVQRVFEKHDQDRDGALSPTELQSLFSVFPAAPWGPELPRTVRTEAGRLPLHGYLCQWTLVTYLDVRSCLGHLGYLGYPTLCDQDSQTRAITVTREKRLDQEKGQTLRSVLLCKVVGARGVGKSAFLQAFLGHSLGHQDTREQPPGYTIDTVQVNGQEKYLILCEVGTDDLATSLDAACDVACLMFDGSDPKSFAHCASVYKHHYMDGQTPCLFVSSKADLPEGGVLVGPSPAEFCRKHRLPAPVPFSCAGPAEPSTAIFTQLATMATFPHLVHAELRPSSFWLRGLLGVLGAAMAAVLSFSLYRVLVKSQ from the exons ATGGAGGCCGTGCTCCCCATCATGAGCCAGTTTCCTGAGATTGAGACCTGCGTGGAG TGTTCAGCCAAGAACCTGAGGAACATCTCAGAGCTGTTCTACTATGCCCAGAAGGCTGTCCTGCACCCCACAGCCCCCCTCTATGACCCTGAGACCAAGCAG TTGAGGCCCGCGTGCGCCCAGGCGCTGACACGCATCTTCAGGCTCTCAGATCAGGACCTGGACCAGGCGCTCAGTGACGAGGAGCTCAACGCCTTCCAG AAATCCTGCTTCGGGCACCCCCTGGCCCCGCAGGCCCTGGAGGACGTGAAGACGGTGGTGTGCAGGAACGTAGCGGGCGGCGTGTGGGAGGACCGGCTGACCCTGGATG GTTTCCTCTTCCTGAACACGCTCTTCATCCAGCGTGGCCGGCACGAGACCACATGGACCATCCTGCGGAGCTTCGGCTACAGCGACACACTGGAGCTGACAGCCGACTATCTCTTCCCTCC GCTCCACGTGCCCCCCGGCTGCAGCACTGAGCTCAACCACCTTGGCTACCAGTTTGTGCAGAGGGTGTTTGAGAAGCACGACCAG GACCGCGACGGCGCCCTCTCGCCCACGGAGCTGCAGAGCCTCTTCAGTGTGTTCCCAGCAGCCCCCTGGGGCCCTGAGCTCCCGCGCACAGTCCGCACAGAGGCCGGCCGGCTGCCGCTGCACGGATACCTCTGCCAGTGGAC CCTGGTGACCTACCTGGACGTCCGGAGCTGCCTCGGACACCTGGGCTACCTGGGTTACCCCACCCTCTGTGATCAGGACTCGCAGACTCGTGCCATCACAG TCACCCGTGAGAAGAGGCTGGACCAGGAGAAGGGACAGACGCTGCGGAGTGTTCTCCTCTGCAAGGTGGTGGGGGCCCGTGGAGTGGGCAAGTCTGCCTTCCTGCAGGCCTTCCTCGGCCACAGCCTGGGG CACCAGGACACGAGGGAGCAGCCTCCCGGCTACACCATCGACACGGTGCAGGTCAACGGACAGGAGAAGTACTTGATC ctgtgtgaggtgggCACAGATGATCTGGCCACATCGCTGGACGCCGCCTGTGATGTTGCCTGCTTGATGTTTGATGGCAGTGACCCAAAGTCCTTTGCACATTGTGCCAGCGTCTACAAG CACCATTACATGGACGGGCAGACCCCCTGCCTCTTCGTCTCCTCCAAGGCTGACCTGCCCGAAGGTGGTGTGCTGGTTGGCCCATCGCCAGCCGAGTTTTGCCGCAAGCACCGGCTACCAGCTCCCGTGCCATTCTCCTGTGCtggcccagctgagcccagcactGCCATCTTCACCCAGCTTGCCACCATGGCCACCTTCCC ACATTTGGTCCATGCAGAGCTGCGTCCCTCTTCCTTCTGGCTCCGGGGCCTGCTGGGGGTTCTCGGGGCCGCCATGGCCGCAGTCCTCAGCTTCTCGCTCTACAGGGTCCTGGTGAAGAGCCAGTGA
- the RHOT2 gene encoding mitochondrial Rho GTPase 2 isoform X5 codes for MVRPGAHLRLGSVGRVLCLVLPLLCLGAGFLFLNTLFIQRGRHETTWTILRSFGYSDTLELTADYLFPPLHVPPGCSTELNHLGYQFVQRVFEKHDQDRDGALSPTELQSLFSVFPAAPWGPELPRTVRTEAGRLPLHGYLCQWTLVTYLDVRSCLGHLGYLGYPTLCDQDSQTRAITVTREKRLDQEKGQTLRSVLLCKVVGARGVGKSAFLQAFLGHSLGHQDTREQPPGYTIDTVQVNGQEKYLILCEVGTDDLATSLDAACDVACLMFDGSDPKSFAHCASVYKHHYMDGQTPCLFVSSKADLPEGGVLVGPSPAEFCRKHRLPAPVPFSCAGPAEPSTAIFTQLATMATFPHLVHAELRPSSFWLRGLLGVLGAAMAAVLSFSLYRVLVKSQ; via the exons ATGGTGAGGCCGGGTGCCCACCTGCGCCTGGGGAGTGTGGGGAGGGTGCTGTGCCTGGTGCTCCCCCTGCTCTGTCTCGGTGCAGGTTTCCTCTTCCTGAACACGCTCTTCATCCAGCGTGGCCGGCACGAGACCACATGGACCATCCTGCGGAGCTTCGGCTACAGCGACACACTGGAGCTGACAGCCGACTATCTCTTCCCTCC GCTCCACGTGCCCCCCGGCTGCAGCACTGAGCTCAACCACCTTGGCTACCAGTTTGTGCAGAGGGTGTTTGAGAAGCACGACCAG GACCGCGACGGCGCCCTCTCGCCCACGGAGCTGCAGAGCCTCTTCAGTGTGTTCCCAGCAGCCCCCTGGGGCCCTGAGCTCCCGCGCACAGTCCGCACAGAGGCCGGCCGGCTGCCGCTGCACGGATACCTCTGCCAGTGGAC CCTGGTGACCTACCTGGACGTCCGGAGCTGCCTCGGACACCTGGGCTACCTGGGTTACCCCACCCTCTGTGATCAGGACTCGCAGACTCGTGCCATCACAG TCACCCGTGAGAAGAGGCTGGACCAGGAGAAGGGACAGACGCTGCGGAGTGTTCTCCTCTGCAAGGTGGTGGGGGCCCGTGGAGTGGGCAAGTCTGCCTTCCTGCAGGCCTTCCTCGGCCACAGCCTGGGG CACCAGGACACGAGGGAGCAGCCTCCCGGCTACACCATCGACACGGTGCAGGTCAACGGACAGGAGAAGTACTTGATC ctgtgtgaggtgggCACAGATGATCTGGCCACATCGCTGGACGCCGCCTGTGATGTTGCCTGCTTGATGTTTGATGGCAGTGACCCAAAGTCCTTTGCACATTGTGCCAGCGTCTACAAG CACCATTACATGGACGGGCAGACCCCCTGCCTCTTCGTCTCCTCCAAGGCTGACCTGCCCGAAGGTGGTGTGCTGGTTGGCCCATCGCCAGCCGAGTTTTGCCGCAAGCACCGGCTACCAGCTCCCGTGCCATTCTCCTGTGCtggcccagctgagcccagcactGCCATCTTCACCCAGCTTGCCACCATGGCCACCTTCCC ACATTTGGTCCATGCAGAGCTGCGTCCCTCTTCCTTCTGGCTCCGGGGCCTGCTGGGGGTTCTCGGGGCCGCCATGGCCGCAGTCCTCAGCTTCTCGCTCTACAGGGTCCTGGTGAAGAGCCAGTGA